In the genome of Microcoleus vaginatus PCC 9802, the window GTAGAAAAAGCCCTCTACATTAAGCAGTTGACGCCTGACATTGAAAACGAAATCAACTACGAGCTCACCCGTTTGGGATACATCTCGGATATTGATTATGAGGCTTTAGAGTTATTAATGGATGAAATGGATGCCGGCCGGGTGCAATTGGTATCTAGCCGTCGATAGTGGGAAGCGGGCGACCAGCCCACATTCAAGAACCAAAAAATCCTTGCACGGCGGGCAATAGAGGAGTGTTAGAAGCATTCACGTCGGCCGAATATTTTTTTAATGAAGCATCTCATTGCTGAACTTGATATTTGAGGAAATAGTGTTAGGGGCGATCGTCCCTGCACCTCTGCTCAAAAGCTAAAAACTTTGACTTATATTAAATTTCTAACTTTTGGGGTATGACAAATTAGGTTAATTTTAACCAAGAGTCATGCTTAATTAAGCAGCTAATTGCTGAACTTGATATTTGAGCAGAGACTGTTAAGGGCGATCGTCCCTGAACCTCATACAATTTTAGATTTTAGATTTTAGATTTTAGATTTTAGATTTTAGAAGTCGGACTACTGATGATTATCAGGGTTTGGAACTTTTCTACAGTTGCATTCTTTTTAGAAACTGTTATCAGTATCAAAAACTACACACTGTGCTCCAAATTAAATTTATAACTTTTGGGACTTGACAAATTATCTCTAAGTCTAATTCATAATAAAAAAAGTTTTTCGGCAGGATTAGGACTAAGGGCAACTGTCACAAATAAAGCTTAAATTTTAAGTAAGTATGTAGTTGCGCTTGTACGCTCTTTCCTAAGCTAATAGCGCACAAGCTCAACTACATATTTTTGTTTAATCTACGAGTTGGCCTTAGTCCTAAGAACTATTATCCGATCGCTCGAATGCAAGGAAAATTGGTTTGTAGTTAGGATTTCCGTCCTCGCGGAGTCAATCTAAAATCTAAAATCTAAAATCTAAAATCTAAAATCGTTCGATCGCCCCACCAAACTTGCCACCACCGCCACCAACTCAGCAGGCTCGATCGGCTTGGGCACGTAAATTTGAAAACCTTGCTGCAGTGCCCGTATGCGTTCCTCTACCCTACCAACCGCCGTGAACGCCAACGCCGGAATTTCCCTGTCCACCATCCGCGATCGCACTTGTTGCAGCAGAGCCTCTCCGTCAAGGGCCTGTATCCCGATATCGATCGCCAACACATCCGGATTCAGCCTTTCAATCGCCTCCACCGCACCCTTTTCAGAGCTAGCAGTCTCCACTTGGGCCCCGCAATCTTCGAGCACGGTACAGGCAAAATCCAGGGAATCCGCGTCGAGATCGACCACCAATACCCGCACTCCAGAAAGATTGCTGTTGACAAAAGAGTCCTTTACAGGGGCTCGCGCCTTGCTTTGAGGAATCGCCAACTCCCCGAGTCCGGCAACAGAAAATCCGCCGTCGCCAGGAAGCTGTTGAATTGGCAATCTCACTAAAAACCTCGACCCTTTTCCCTTCCCGGCCGATTCGGCTTGCACCGTCCCCCCGTGCATTTCCACAAAATGCCGCACTAGGGCCAAACCCAAACCCAATCCGTTGTACGATCGCCTTGTAGAGCTGTCAGCTTGGCTGAACCGCTCGAAAACGTGCGGCAAAAACTCTTCTGAAATCCCTTGTCCCGTGTCGCTAACCTCAATTTCGACACTAGCGGGCGACAAATTTTTACAGCAAGCGGATTCCTCAGGGGCCAAAGTCCCCTGCATCTTTCGCACCTCCACCTTTACCTGTCCGCCATTGGGAGTAAACTTAATCGCATTCGACAGCAAATTCCAGGCTACCTGCTGCAAGCGACCAGAATCGGCAAAAATCCGCCCTGCATTGGGGTCGAAATCCGTCACCATTTCAATATTTTTGGCGGCAATCGCGGGCGCGAGAGTATCGATCGCAGCCTCAACAGTCGAAACCACATCCACCCACCGCAAATTCAGCGACAGTTTGCCGGTAATAATCTGCGACACGTCCAACAAATCCTCGATCAGAGTTGCCAGCGATCGTGTATTGCGGTCGATCGTTTCCAGAGCCCGAACAGTTGTTTTTTCGTCAAACTTGCGGTTTCGCAGCAGTTGCGCCCATCCCAGCATCGAATTCAGCGGCGTCCGCAATTCGTGGGACAAAGTTCCCAGAAACTCGTCTTTAATCCGGTTCGCCCGCGCCAATTCCTGGGCTCGATCTTGCAGTTCTCTTTCCAACTGCTTGCCAACCGTCAAGTCGAGAATAAAAGCCACAGATTCTTGCCGCTTGTGTGGCAGCAAAACATATCCGATCAACACCGGAATCCGGCTGCCGTCTTTCCTCCAGAATTCCTTTTCGTAGGGAGTACAAGCCCCTGTTGCTTGTGCCTCTGCAATCCCCTTCTTGTCGAGAGGCCGGTACTCCGGGGGCGTGATGTCAATCCAGTTTAATTCCCCGCGCTGCAAGTGTTCCCGAGTGTAACCAACTATCCGCAAAAATTCATCGTTTGCCTCGATGATACTGCCATTAACATCCCCGAAGATAATTCCTATCAAGTTAGCTTCGGCTAACATTCTCAGCTTTTCTTCGCTAGCTTGGAGTGCCGCTTCTGTTTGCTTGCGATCGGTAACGTCTTGGATGTAACCCGACAAACCAGAATCGGAAGGATAAAAACGCATCTTCAACCACTTATTCCATAACGGTATGAATTCTTCATACTCGATTGTTACTTTTTCTGCTAATGCTTTGCAAGCCATTTGGTAAAACGGTAAATCGACAGCCCAGGGAAATATATCCCAAATTTTTTTACCAATCAGTTCGGCTTTTGGTCTGCCTAACAGCTCAATAGCTTGGTGGTTGACATAGGTATACTGCCAATTTAAATCAACAGCAATAAAAGCATCGGTAATGCTTTCGAGAATGTTAGTAATTTGATCATTTGCCAATTGCAGCGCTTTAGCAGTTTCTTCTGCTTGCAACCTCGCTGCTTGTTCGCGGGACAAAGCTGCCGCGCGTTCTTGTTCTGCCTGTTTTCGATCGCTAATATCGATGTAAGAACCGATGTAACCTGCAAAAGTGCGATCGGGTCTGTATCTGGGTACGCCTGTACCCAAAACCCAGCGGTATTCCCCGTCATAGCGCCTCAAACGGCATTCGACCCGATACTCGCTGCCAGCTTTGAAGGCTTTTTGGTAAATATCCAGAGATTCTGACAAGTCATCTGGGTGCAAGTTTTCCATCCAACCCGTGCCCATTTCTTGCGCCAAAGTTCTACCGGTAAACTCCAGCCAAACTTTGTTAAAGTAATCGCCAAGTTGGTCAGTGTCCGACATCCAAATCATCACCGGCGCCGTATCTGCCATAATCCGAAATCGAGCTTCGCTCTCCTGCTGCTGTGCTTCGGCTTGCTTGCGCTCGTTCCGTTCTTGAAC includes:
- a CDS encoding hybrid sensor histidine kinase/response regulator is translated as MKTLSILLVEDSPLDAELIEAYLMDGGLKFSLVCVETREDFATALEKQSFDIILADYMLPCFNGIAALEIAHTTCPGVPFIFVSATLGEEVAIETLKSGATDYVLKRRLIRLVPSIERALREVQERNERKQAEAQQQESEARFRIMADTAPVMIWMSDTDQLGDYFNKVWLEFTGRTLAQEMGTGWMENLHPDDLSESLDIYQKAFKAGSEYRVECRLRRYDGEYRWVLGTGVPRYRPDRTFAGYIGSYIDISDRKQAEQERAAALSREQAARLQAEETAKALQLANDQITNILESITDAFIAVDLNWQYTYVNHQAIELLGRPKAELIGKKIWDIFPWAVDLPFYQMACKALAEKVTIEYEEFIPLWNKWLKMRFYPSDSGLSGYIQDVTDRKQTEAALQASEEKLRMLAEANLIGIIFGDVNGSIIEANDEFLRIVGYTREHLQRGELNWIDITPPEYRPLDKKGIAEAQATGACTPYEKEFWRKDGSRIPVLIGYVLLPHKRQESVAFILDLTVGKQLERELQDRAQELARANRIKDEFLGTLSHELRTPLNSMLGWAQLLRNRKFDEKTTVRALETIDRNTRSLATLIEDLLDVSQIITGKLSLNLRWVDVVSTVEAAIDTLAPAIAAKNIEMVTDFDPNAGRIFADSGRLQQVAWNLLSNAIKFTPNGGQVKVEVRKMQGTLAPEESACCKNLSPASVEIEVSDTGQGISEEFLPHVFERFSQADSSTRRSYNGLGLGLALVRHFVEMHGGTVQAESAGKGKGSRFLVRLPIQQLPGDGGFSVAGLGELAIPQSKARAPVKDSFVNSNLSGVRVLVVDLDADSLDFACTVLEDCGAQVETASSEKGAVEAIERLNPDVLAIDIGIQALDGEALLQQVRSRMVDREIPALAFTAVGRVEERIRALQQGFQIYVPKPIEPAELVAVVASLVGRSNDFRF